A stretch of Lathyrus oleraceus cultivar Zhongwan6 chromosome 6, CAAS_Psat_ZW6_1.0, whole genome shotgun sequence DNA encodes these proteins:
- the LOC127095953 gene encoding uncharacterized protein LOC127095953, whose amino-acid sequence MQQREKETFREYAQRWREIAAQVVPPMEEKEMTKVFLKTLDTFYYERMIASAPTNFTDMVNMGVRLEEAVREGRLVREGSSSSSGAKRYDGFMKKKEQEANVVSYNHPRRINYPYHSQHQHIAAVTPVITSAPVQVQYPQQRTNRFQQNTQYQQQHQPQQHQHQLQQRPPQQQRRTNFDPIPMSYAELYPALIAKNLVQPRPRPPVPEVLPWWYKPEVSCPFHQNAPGHDLDNCFALKLEVQKLTRAGILTFKNMGPNVKDNPMPSHGPSSVNNIEVCLNEQRVTKIEEIQQSLVEIHSVLCAHGLFQHDHQICGTCSVNSRGCRKIQDDLQGVLDQGLIQTSRQVSSPESQEQEVNVIILCFNIPEKVEIAYHPREPVVICPPGPMPYTSDKAVPYRYAATIIENGKEVEIKTLASVTNIAANSRMTRSGRVFAPPVIPSRNVEKDPVVVVPVTREVEGQTSNSTLDKETDELLRIIKLSDYEVVDQLLQTPSKILILSLLLNSAVHREALLKMLDQAFVEQDIIAEKFNNVVGSITSCNGLGFCDEELPEEGKNHNFSLHISANCQGDSLSNILIDTDSSLNVMPKSTLLKLKYKGGQMRHSGIIVKAFDGSRKTVIGEVDLPIGIGPHVFQITFQVMDIVPAYSCLLGRPWIHEAGAITSTLHQKLKFVKNGQIVTVNGEQAMLISHLSSFSVIEVDETAVQTPFQALTIDDYKKSEGSIASFKDAQQIVKTGPTEMWGKVIELPENVNHAGLGFVDGNQVQTSVVRPFKDIFHSGGFINMVAVEEDTFEKKTEDEGPRFVTPGIAMLGSVLIMMKHRLRYVD is encoded by the coding sequence ATGCAACAAAGAGAAAAGGAGACATTCCGTGAATACGCGCAAAGGTGGCGCGAAATTGCAGCACAGGTTGTTCCACCtatggaagaaaaggagatgacgaAAGTGTTCTTAAAGACTCTTGATACTttttattacgagaggatgattgCAAGCGCTCCTACAAACTTTACGGACATGGTAAACATGGGAGTCCGTTTAGAGGAAGCAGTTCGAGAAGGGCGTCTAGTCAGAGAAGGAAGTTCATCTTCAAGCGGGGCAAAGAGGTACGACGGTTTTATGAAAAAGAAGGAACAAGAAGCTAATGTTGTGTCCTATAATCATCCAAGAAGGATCAATTATCCTTACCATTCCCAACACCAACATATAGCAGCCGTGACTCCAGTAATCACTTCCGCTCCAGTTCAAGTCCAATACCCTCAGCAGCGTACCAACCGCTTCCAACAGAAtactcagtatcagcaacaacatcaacctcaacaacatcaacatcagtTACAACAACGTCCACCACAGCAACAAAGAAGAAccaattttgatccaattccgatgtcatatgcagaattgtatccagCTTTGATCGCTAAAAACCTTGTGCAACCACGACCACGACCTCCTGTACCAGAAGTGCTACcttggtggtacaagccagaggTATCTTGTCCCTTTCATCAGAATGCTCCAGGTCATGACTTAGACAACTGTTTTGCTTTAAAGTTGGAAGTACAGAAGTTGACAAGAGCAGGTATCCTGACCTTCAAGAACATGGGTCCCAATGTGAAGGACAATCCAATGCCAAGTCATGGTCCTTCATCAGTGAACAATATAGAAGTTTGTCTCAATGAACAACGTGTTACGAAGATAGAGGAGATTCAGCAGTCTTTGGTTGAAATTCATTCTGTTTTATGTGCTCATGGTCTATTCCAACATGACCACCAGATCTGTGGTACATGTTCAGTCAATTCAAGAGGTTGTAGAAAGATTCAAGATGATTTGCAAGGCGTCCTTGATCAGGGTTTGATTCAGACTTCTAGACAAGTGAGTTCTCCAGAATCACAAGAACAAGAGGTGAATGTCATTATTCTTTGCTTCAACATTCCAGAGAAAGTAGAGATAGCTTATCATCCGAGGGAGCCAGTGGTGATTTGCCCTCCGGGCCCAATGCCTTACACTTCAGATAAAGCGGTCCCCTACCGCTATGCAGCAACTATTATTGAGAACGGTAAAGAGGTCGAGATTAAAACCTTAGCCTCAGTTACCAATATCGCAGCAAATAGCCGAATGACGCGCAGTGGCCGCGTGTTCGCTCCGCCAGTTATCCCAAGTAGAAATGTTGAGAAAGATCCAGTAGTCGTGGTACCAGTGACAAGAGAAGTAGAAGGGCAAACAAGTAATTCAACCCTTGACAAAGAAACAGATGAACTACTCAGAATTATCAAGCTCAGTGACTACGAAGTGGTAGATCAGTTGCTacagacaccgtcaaaaatcttGATCCTGTCCTTATTATTGAACTCAGCTGTCCACAGAGAAGCACTACTGAAGATGCTTGATCAAGCCTTTGTAGAACAGGATATAATAGCAGAGAAGTTCAACAATGTTGTAGGCAGCATCACTTCGTGCAATGGCTTAggcttttgtgatgaagaactgCCAGAAGAAGGAAAGAATCACAACTTCTCTCTCCATATCTCAGCCAATTGTCAAGGGGATTCTTTGTCTAATATCCTAATTGACACCGATTCATCTCTGAATGTCATGCCCAAGTCTACCTTGTTGAAGCTAAAGTACAAAGGGGGGCAAATGCGGCACAGTGGAATTATTGTGAAAGCGTTCGATGGATCAAGAAAAACAGTCATTGGAGAAGTTGATTTGCCTATTGGTATTGGACCACACGTattccagatcactttccaggttatggacataGTGCCAGCTTATAGCTGTCTGCTCGGAcgcccatggattcatgaggcgggTGCCATTACATCCACGttacaccaaaagttaaagtttgtcaagaatgggcAAATAGTGACGGTTAATGGGGAGCAGGCTATGCTGATTAGCCACCTTTCATCGTTTAGTGTGATAGAAGTAGACGAGACGGCTGTTCAAACTCCATTTCAGGCCCTGACCATCGATGATTACAAGAAAAGTGAAGGTTCAATCGCGTCATTCAAAGACGCCCAGCAGATTGTCAAGACAGGTCCTACAGAAATGTGGGGCAAGGTGATAGAGTTGCCAGAAAACGTTAACCATGCAGGATTAGGCTTTGTTGATGGAAACCAAGTGCAGACTTCAGTGGTGCGACCTTTCAAAGATATCTTTCACAGCGGTGGGTTTATCAACATGGTAGCAGTTGAAGAGGATACTTTTGAGAAAAAGACAGAAGACGAAGGCCCCAGATTTGTGACACCagga